From Vicugna pacos chromosome 6, VicPac4, whole genome shotgun sequence, a single genomic window includes:
- the ITPKA gene encoding inositol-trisphosphate 3-kinase A, whose product MTLPGGPTGMARPGGGGPCSPGLERAPRRSVGELRLLFEARCAAVAAAAAAGQPRARGAKRRGGQVPNGLPRAPPAPVIPRLTVTAEEPDVPPASPGPPEPEGVCLPAVGSSHLQQPRRLSTSSLSSTGSSSLPEDSEDDLLSDSESRSRGNVQLEASEDAGQKSHWQKIRTMVNLPVMSPFKKRYAWVQLAGHTGSFKAAGTSGLILKRSSEPERYCLARLMADALRGCVPAFHGVVERDGESYLQLQDLLDGFDGPCVLDCKMGVRTYLEEELTKARERPKLRKDMYKKMLAVDPTAPTEEEHAQRAVTKPRYMQWREGISSSTTLGFRIEGIKKADGSCSTDFKTTRSREQVIRVFEEFVQGDAEVLRRYLNRLQQIRDTLEVSEFFRKHEVIGSSLLFVHDHCHRAGVWLIDFGKTTPLPDGQTLDHRRPWEEGNREDGYLLGLDNLIGILATLAER is encoded by the exons ATGACCCTGCCCGGGGGCCCGACGGGCATGGCGCGGCCGGGAGGCGGGGGCCCCTGCAGCCCTGGGCTGGAGCGGGCCCCGCGGCGGAGTGTTGGGGAGCTGCGTCTCCTCTTTGAGGCGCGCTGCGCCGCggtcgctgccgccgccgccgcagggcagccccgggcccGCGGGGCCAAGCGGCGAGGGGGACAGGTCCCTAACGGGCTCCCGCGGGCTCCCCCTGCCCCAGTGATCCCGCGGCTGACTGTGACGGCCGAGGAGCCGGACGTGCCCCCGGCCAGCCCAGGGCCGCCCGAGCCGGAGGGTGTCTGTCTCCCGGCCGTGGGCTCGTCGCACCTGCAGCAGCCGCGTCGCCTCTCCACGTCGTCGCTCTCCTCCACTGGGTCCTCGTCGCTGCCCGAAGACTCGGAGGACGATCTTCTGAGCGACAGCGAGAGCCGGAGCCGCGGCAACGTGCAGCTGGAAGCGAGCGAGGACGCGGGTCAG AAAAGCCATTGGCAGAAGATCCGGACCATGGTGAATCTGCCGGTCATGAGCCCTTTCAAGAAGCGCTATGCCTGGGTGCAGCTGGCGGGGCACACGG GGAGTTTCAAGGCGGCCGGCACCAGCGGGCTAATCCTGAAGCGCAGCTCGGAGCCGGAGCGCTACTGCCTGGCGCGGCTCATGGCAGACGCGCTGCGCGGCTGCGTGCCCGCCTTCCACGGTGTGGTGGAGCGCGATGGCGAGAGCTACCTGCAGTTGCAGGACCTGCTCGACGGCTTCGATGGGCCCTGCGTGCTTGACTGCAAGATGGGCGTTAG GACTTACCTGGAAGAGGAGCTGACCAAAGCCCGCGAGCGGCCCAAGCTACGGAAGGACATGTACAAGAAGATGCTGGCCGTAGACCCTACGGCACCTACTGAAGAGGAGCACGCGCAGCGCGCTGTCACCAAGCCGCGCTACATGCAGTGGCGAGAAGGCATCAGCTCCAGCACCACGCTTGGCTTCCGCATCGAGGGCATCAAG AAAGCCGACGGCTCCTGCAGCACCGACTTCAAGACCACGCGAAGCCGGGAGCAGGTGATTCGTGTCTTCGAGGAGTTTGTGCAAGGGGATGCAGAAGTGCTG AGGAGGTATTTGAACCGTCTGCAGCAGATCCGGGACACCCTGGAGGTCTCTGAGTTCTTTCGGAAGCACGAG GTGATCGGCAGCTCGCTCCTCTTCGTGCATGATCACTGCCATCGCGCCGGCGTATGGCTCATCGACTTTGGCAAGACCACGCCCCTCCCTGACGGCCAGACTCTGGACCACCGGCGGCCCTGGGAGGAGGGCAACCGAGAGGACGGCTACTTGCTGGGGCTGGACAATCTCATTGGCATCCTGGCTACCCTGGCCGAGAGATGA